DNA from Variovorax sp. V213:
AGCGACCAGATGGTCAAGGTGCTGCGCACGCAGGTCGACGTGGTGCTCGGCGAAGGCACGGCCGTACTGAACGCGGGCGATCCGCGCGTGGCCGGCCTGGCGCCGCTGTGCGATGGCGCCGTCATTCTCTACGCCGCCGATCCGCAAGCCGCCGCGCTCACCGCGCACCAGACCGCCGGCGGCAAGGCCGTGCTGGTGCGGCAGGACCGCGTGGTGCTCGCCAATGGCAGCAGCGAATCCTTCCTGCCGGGCCTCGGCCGGCTGACCATCTGGCGGGCCACCCACGCGGGCGTCAGCCTCGAGAGCCTGCTGGCCGCGGTGGCCGCCGCCTGGGCACTGGGCATTCCGCTGAACCTCATCGGCGCCGGCGTCGAAGCCTTCGAGGCCGACCTGCAGGCGGCGCTGGCCTCGCTGCAGCTTTCGCAGACCCAGCCGCTTTCGTCCCAACCACAATTTGCCTGATGCGCCACGCCGCCCCGACTCCACCAAGCGAGGCGGCCCCCATCGTCCAACCGAACCGCGTCGCCCCATGAAAGTCACCCGTATCCGCGCCCTGCGCGGTCCCAATCTCTGGAGCCGCCACACCGCCATCGAGGCCGTGGTGGCCTGCGAAGGCGACGAGAACGCCATCAGCAGGCTGCCGGGCTTCGAAGCCCGCCTGCGTGCGCGCTTTCCCACCATCGGCGAACTGCATCCGATGGTGCTAGGCCAGCCGCTGGCATTGGCACACGTGCTCGAGAACGCCGCCGTGGCGCTCCAGTCGCAAGCCGGCTGCGCCGTCAACTTCGGCCATACCGCGCCTACGGTCGAAGAAGGCGTCTACCAGGTCACCTTCCAGTACAGCGAAGAAGAGGTCGGGCGCCGCGCGCTCGCACTGGCCGAAGAGCTGATCGCGGCCGCATTGGCCGACACGGCCTTCGACGCCACCGCTGCCATCACCGAGCTGCGCGACCTCGACGAATCCGAGCGCCTCGGCCCGAGCACCGGCTCCATCGTCGACGCCGCCGTGGCGCGCGGCATTCCTTACCGCCGCCTCACCAGCGGCAGCCTCGTGCAGTTCGGCTGGGGTTCCAAGCAGCGCCGCATCCAGGCCGCCGAGATCGACAGCACCAGCGGCGTGGCCGAATCGATCGCGCAGGACAAGGAACTCACCAAGCAATTGCTCAATGCCGCGGGCGTGCCCGTGCCGCTGGGCCGTCCCGTCTCCGATGCCGAGGACGGTTGGGCCGCAGCCATGGAAATCGGCCTGCCCGTGGTCGTGAAGCCGCAGGACGGCAACCAGGGCAAGGGCGTCACGGTCAACATCACGACGCGCGAGCAACTCACGGCCGCCTACGACTCGGCCGCCGTGTACGGTGAAGTCATGGTCGAGAAATTCCTGCCGGGCTTCGACTTCCGCCTGCTGGTGGTGGGCGACCGCCTCGTGGCCGCCGCGCGGCGCGACCCGCCGCACGTGATCGGCGACGGCAGCTCCACCGTGCGCCAGCTGGTGGACACCGTCAACCTCGACCCGCGCCGCGGCGAAGGGCATGCCACGTCGCTCACCAAGATCCGGCTCGACGACATCGCCATCGGCCGCCTGGAGGCGCAGGGCCTCACGCCCGGTAGCGTGCCCGATCGCGGCCAGCGCGTGGTGCTGCGCAACAACGCCAACCTGTCCACCGGCGGTACGGCCACCGACGTGACCGACACCGTGCACCCCGAAGTGGCTGCGCGCGCCGTCGATGCGGCACAGATGGTCGGGCTGCACATCTGCGGCGTCGACATGGTGTGCGAGAACGTTCTGCGTCCGCTCGAAGAACAGCATGGCGGCGTGGTCGAAGTGAATGCCGCGCCGGGCCTGCGCATGCACATCTCGCCTTCGTTCGGCCGCGGCCGCGCGGTCGGCGAGGCCATCATGGACACGCTCTTCGCACCCGGCGACGATGGCCGCATTCCGGTGGTGGCCGTGACCGGCACCAACGGCAAGACCACCACGGCGCGCCTCATCAACCACCTGCTCGCATCGAGCGGGCTGCGCACCGGCATGACCAACACCGACGGCGTGTATGTCGACGGGCGCCAGACCGACAGTGGCGACTGCAGCGGCCCC
Protein-coding regions in this window:
- the cphA gene encoding cyanophycin synthetase, with protein sequence MKVTRIRALRGPNLWSRHTAIEAVVACEGDENAISRLPGFEARLRARFPTIGELHPMVLGQPLALAHVLENAAVALQSQAGCAVNFGHTAPTVEEGVYQVTFQYSEEEVGRRALALAEELIAAALADTAFDATAAITELRDLDESERLGPSTGSIVDAAVARGIPYRRLTSGSLVQFGWGSKQRRIQAAEIDSTSGVAESIAQDKELTKQLLNAAGVPVPLGRPVSDAEDGWAAAMEIGLPVVVKPQDGNQGKGVTVNITTREQLTAAYDSAAVYGEVMVEKFLPGFDFRLLVVGDRLVAAARRDPPHVIGDGSSTVRQLVDTVNLDPRRGEGHATSLTKIRLDDIAIGRLEAQGLTPGSVPDRGQRVVLRNNANLSTGGTATDVTDTVHPEVAARAVDAAQMVGLHICGVDMVCENVLRPLEEQHGGVVEVNAAPGLRMHISPSFGRGRAVGEAIMDTLFAPGDDGRIPVVAVTGTNGKTTTARLINHLLASSGLRTGMTNTDGVYVDGRQTDSGDCSGPKSARNVLMHPDVDAAVFEVARGGVLREGLGFDRCQVAVVTNIGSGDHLGLNYITTVEDLAVLKRVVVRNVAPDGYAVLNAADVNVAAMAAGCPGHVIFFTADRQHPVMATHRAQGKRTVYVDQDTLVAAEGSWRERIALRDVPITRNGTIGFQVDNVMASVAAAWAVGLDWDTIRSGLASFMNDAAGVPGRFNVMDYRGATVIADYGHNTDAMRALVSAVDTMPANKRSVVISGAGDRRDSDIRDQTAILGQAFDDVILYQDAAQRGRADGEVMALLRQGLQDAARTRYIDEIRGEFVAIDTALARLQPGDLSLILVDQVEEALAHLAQRIAAG